The Leguminivora glycinivorella isolate SPB_JAAS2020 chromosome 4, LegGlyc_1.1, whole genome shotgun sequence genome segment aaaactcggacagtcgacctgtcatatttcactcatacaaacatagtaggtacgagttcacctacacgagctgagactgtgtgctaggaacgcgcctcttttatatatttgatcgccagtgtccgaggtgtggttccAGTATTAGTCCTCCTCGACTGACTCGACTCGAAGACTGCGTTACTTCTATAACTGGCctctaggcttgtgtcgttcacgaactgtgaactgttaggaataaaatcccatcaatgaccgaaattaactgaatctttccgtgctctgagaatcggtctttgctcatttagttcagtataggatcggcgagcgcgagcggtttggatcgagaacgagtgtgtgactgcgccgaccgagagcgagagctacttagcagagcaacaaaaaaacgtcaagttttcatattaaacttcggttacttacaacctttgggcccggaatgttactatctgcgGACTAtgcgtatcattttgacactattcggtcccatacgttctgatctttccgaccgcagtggtcgctggtctggctgaactaaatgagcaaaagacctaaaagagcgaactagttcgtgggagcgattgaacgagatcggagcgctccgatcaacgaacgaaacggcacaagcctactggCCTCTATATATAGCAAGGGACTTACCTCGTTCAACATTAAGCGGTGAAGATACAACCAACGCCGCGTGCACTCTAAGCCTGGTCTCCCGCTGCTACCAAGTACTGTCCCAGTATGTCCTCCTTAAGGACACAAACGTCCAAGACTGGTACATCACCCCTTGCCACTTCTATAGGTAGCCTATACAAGAGACTCACCTCGTTCAACGTCTAGCGGTGAAGACACAACCAACGCCGCGTGTACTCTAGCCTGGTCACCCGCTGCTGCCAAGTACTGTCCCAGTATAAGTCCCCCTAGAGACACACCAACAGCCAAGACAGGCGCGTCCCCGGCCCGTTCGGACACGGCGTTCACCACTTCGGCTAAATCCTCGTGGCTTACGGCGCAGTATAGGCGCGGTGTCTGTAAACAAAAGACAATCTAATAACAATTCGAAATTATCTGAAGTCGATATATTTAATTGCTCGATAGATGGTGTCAAGAAAGCGTTTAAATAGTaattattagttcaaattaacAATATTGGTTAAGTTGgttcgaaaaataataattaaagtaCTAATAGGTAGTTTTGCAACCTTAACTGTACCATTATACTTAGTTGCACTGCAACTTAGATATTTACTGATTAATTGTAAGTACCTCTTATATGAAATAAGCTATCGTATTTGTAACTAATTAAGGAAACTGTAGGTTTAATATAGTTTAACTatataaatgtcaaaatgattgtataataaacaatatacaatctacttttgtaatttgaaAGAAGTGAGCGAGGCTACGACTTTGCTAGCTCCACCATTTGTAGAGGATGGAAGATAACAGTGAGCCAAGAGAGCTTAGTACCTTAGATAAGAGGTTTATTATGACCTGTGGACTTTCAAGTGCCTCAATAGCGTCCGATTGCACAGATAAGATTCATTGGCGATATTGTCTAAGTAGGCTAAGTAAAacccacttcgggtcgctgcgTCAACGAAACAGTGAAATATGACATTTGAGTTTAAGTACCCTTTCTGTTTTGAGTTGGTTACTAAAACACTCCAATCCAACCATCCTTTTGAAGGTTATTGAAGTTCAAAAGTGATTGTCAGATCCTAAATGAACACACGAAAAAGAAGAGAGAAGAAAAAATTTACCGTGAGCTTGATCCCGCCTAGTCCCCTATAATGGAACACGACAGCTTGCGCGCCGAGCTGCCTCGCAGCGGCGCATAGTGCGCGCACATAATCTGCTTGCGACCCGCCTATTAAACCCGGCAATTCTAGTAATACTGGCACACAAAGACCCACTGAGATACCTATGCATAGGACTACAGTTGCATATATAAAGACAGTTACCGTGAGCTTAATCCCGCCTAGTCCCTTATAGTGGAACACGACAGCTTGCGCGCCGAGTTGCCTAGCAGCGGCGCATAGTGCGCGCACATAATCCGCCTGTTAGACCCCGGCAGTACTAGTAATACTGGCACACAAAGACCCGCTGagatatcttatacttttaaacgagcaattcttgtatatttatttatttatatatatctttatttacactgacgatctcggaaaccgctctaacgatttcgcagaaatttgttatgtgggggtttttgggggtgaaaaatcggtctaacttatccttaggtcccggaaaacgcgaattttcgagttttcatgcgtttttcttcgcgcgccatctcgtgtgcagtagttatactgttaagacagaattctttcggttgatgtaagtactatttattgcaaacactagatggcgacacaggtcaaggctaaaacgaatagaaaaatacactatttgagtttttgtggcgaaatgcgcgccatctcgtgtggagtagttgtgttgttaaggctgagaattctttcgctcgatgtaggtactattcatttttgaactagatggcgacacatgtcaaggatacgaaacagaaccgagcgaagctcggttgcccagatattctTATCTTAAAGCTACAGGTACTTACATAAAGACCGCGTATACTTACCGTGAGCTTAATCCCGCCTAGTCCCCTATAATGGAACACAACAGCTTGCGCGCCAAGCTGTCTCGCAGCGGCGCATAGTGTGCGCACATAATCCGCCTGTGACCCGCCTGTTAGACTCGGCAATACTAGTAATACTGGCACACTAAGACACACAGGACTACAgatgcatatcgtcactactttgaaaaaatctcgtatctcacgctgctcctcaaagttaaaacggagtaagtctatatacattccatacatacttactacaatttttttttcattgacagacgaagatacaagtttttttaaaagtagtgacgatatatagaCATAGTTACCGTGAGTTCAATCCCGCCTAGGCCCCTATAATGGAACACGACAGCTTGCGCGCCGAGCTGCCTTGCAGCGGCGCATAGTGCGCGCACATAATCCGCCTGTGACCCGCCTGTTAGACCCGGCAGCACTAGTAATATTGGCGCGCCGGGGCCTGCTGAGTTCTCAAGCCAGTCTAGGGCTACTTGCCCGCCGTCTGCTAGCCTTAAGACCTGGAACAAAATAAGTTGTCATACAGAATTGCTTTGtccaaatgtaaaaaaaaaacttgactgAAACGGTAATTTACAGCTTGGCAAACtaaccgcaaaattaaaattttgaaaaaacccccgaccgcgacatagtagaccgattttcatgaaacatggctaagaacactcccgactagctCAGCTCACCGACAAAAACAACtatatcaaaatcggttcatccgttcgggagctacgatgacacatacagacagacacacagacagacagacagacacgtcaaacttataacaccccttcgtttttgcgtcgggggttaaaaagagcaGAAACGGATTTTTTTATCCTAGCAACACCTAGGTACTTTTCTCACACagaagtgtcaaaatagttgccacatgcaaagcggtttactaagaccgtggcgcccctattattttctactcgacttccggttcgagcgccatttagcggtctcgtgtcgtgaataatttctttatcttttgctcattaatgttgtttaaagtgtaactaatatcgatagcttattatgcagtaaactaatgttgtagtgagaagctgatgaagaattaatctcgaaacgcgtttagcctcttttttgtcgtcaacggccggtattCCACgcgctcttgtaaaatctagctatcaatttacaagtgctaactcaccgtgCACTGTCGTACTTGCCGTACCAAAATGactaattaatattagctcatatcaccttgacactggcgaaatagtcccaataatggactgaagccatttaatttaaaaaaaactattttctactgttttttgccaggctgtaactCATTGAGATCCATCAAAGATGGCACTGATACGCCGCTACAGACCAAGGTCAACCTTCGCTCATTGCAAGGTTCACAATGAGACTCATAAAAGGCGTGGCGTTCAAtaggataaaataaaatatgatctCACTCTAAACGCTCTTGTAAAAAGTTAAGACTTAGGTTTAGTTCCTATTCAACCAAAGTAGTAAATCAACCGCAACCGTAACTTGACCTACGGTGCCGAAACATGGACGCTCACTAAAAAGGCTGTGCATAAGATCCGAGTTgcacagagagccatggagcgcgccatgctcggtatcaagattcaagatcgggtgaggaatgccgagatccgtcatcgcaccaaggtgctagacgtgggtttcgtcattaccaaactaaaatggctTAAATGTCCGAGGATGGCCTGACAGTCATCAAAGTCTCTCTcagtataacactttaagttctcgcgctttgtacacatatttaaagtcacatacaggtcgaacgcgattaattaacattattttacctttcaCCTCTCTCCGTGTAAgccctgagtggacgctcggagcggggCGTTtagcggggcgtgcagcggagcgggcgagcgtgcgtccaccctatccAGCGTCGACTCAAGACACTATGTATGTCCACTTGTTTTCGAAGTACCTGACGTAATAACGTCCAGCGTATCCTTAAACGAACTATGTATTTAACCTATAGTATAGTGTATTACTTTCATGCAAAATAGATCTGTACATTACTTTGACCGCCCAATGTTACGTCCAAGCAATTTCGTAtttatatataagtaggtagttaTACTATGTATTTAACCTATAGTATAACTATCTACTTATATATAAATACGAAATTGCTTGGACGTAACATTGGGCGGTCAAAGTAATGTACAGATCTATTTTGCATGAAAGTAATACAATGACATACATaatgtgtaggtacatattatgtatgtaggtacataactaATCGAGCATACAAACAATACTAAATTTCCATAATAGCATGTCgtccgtttttaacccccgacgcaaaaacgacggggtgttataagtttgacgtgtctgtctgtctgtctgtctgtttgtctgtgtgtgtgtctgtctgtggcaccgtagctcccgaacgggtgaaccgatttcgatttagttttttttgtttgaaagctgagttagtcgggagtgttcttagccatgtttcatgaaaatcggtccactatgtcgcggtcgggggttttttcaaaattttaattttgtggttaggttataacgtATGATACTGTTACTAATGTTACTATTACATTATAAGAAACTAGTGtattaggtactttaaatacctcccagcagcggctgatccatacaagccgattcccaccggcttgcctaaaattggttactagtaaagtacctaatgtgaaGGTGGGTTTCTTTTTGGTCAGTGTTgcttagcagaaattttcaccagccgccactgatacctcctacaagtaggtacatactagagatgggccgaatatggactttgccgaatacgaatattcggccgaacattcggttcagctcttaccgaaccgaacattcggccgaatattcggttacgccatatttttaaagcggaggttgagattaaaactattaaatgattgataatggttacattatgttcttatgattttgTGGATAACTAaatttagttaaaacaactttgAACTCTTCtgaactcttaaactacggtttttttaacttttttacaaaacaattgtatttatattttgacgcataattatctctttttagtagttccttagaaagctactaaaataggagcttattatccaatggaatacgtaagatcttcattagttatttactttgtttattcggtaaatattcggcaatgcaaccgaattattcggccgaatacgaacattgaaaaacttgccgaataccgaatatttaccgaatattcggcccatctctagtacatacatattcattttcatatttttctcccGGTCCTCATTTTGTTCAAAAAGCGACTTTAACCTATTAAACACTTCATTCTGCATCTAGCGTGGTCGTATCGCCGGTACAAAGTTTAGTTTAGTCTTATTTATCACTATCGTACTGCAGTTAAATGAGTTGGACATTGTATACCAGACCTACAGCGGTTAAAAGGTTAACCTATTGATGTaagtatacaattatacattacCTCACGGCGATAACGCGCGTGTGACAGCAATAGTGAGCGCAGTATAGACCCCAGGACAGTCTGCAAGCGTGCTTCCACGCACCATGGGGTTGGCCAGTACGGTGTTTGTAGTAGCAACACAATTGTCTTGAGAAGTGGCTAATGTCTAATCTAGAACATACCTCACGGCGATACCGCGCGTGTGGCAGCAATAGTGAGCGCAGTATAGACCCCAGGACAGTCTGCAAGCGTGCTTCCACGCACCATGGGGTTCGCCAGTACGGTGTTTGTAGTAGCAGCACAACTGTCTAGAGAAGTGGCTAATGTCTAATCTAGAACATACCTCACGGCAATACCGCGCGTGTGGCAGCAATAGTGAGCGCAGTATAGACCCCATGACAGTTTGCAAGCGTGCTTCCACGCACCATGGGGTTGGCCAGTACGGTGTTTGTAGTAGCAGTACAACTGTCTAGAGAAGTGGCTAATGTCTAATCTAGAACATACCTCACGGCGATACCGCGCGTGTGGCAGCAATAGTGAGCGCAGTGTAGACCCCAGGACAGTTTGCAAGCGTGCTTCCACGCACCATGGGGTTGACCAGTACGGTGTTTGTAGTAGCAGCACAACTGTCTTGAGAAGTGGCTAATGTCTAATCTAGAACATACCTCACGGCGATACCGCGCGTGTGGCAGCAATAGTGAGCGCAGTATAGACCCCAGGACAGTTTGCAAGCGTGCTTCCACGCACCATGGGGTTGGCCAGTACGGTGTTTGTAGTAGCAGCACAACTGTCTTGAGAAGTGGCTAATGTCTAATCTAGAACATACCTCACGGCGATACCGCGCGTGTGGCAGCAATAGTGAGCGCAGTATAGACCCCAGGACAGTTTGCAAGCGTGCCTCCACGCACCATCGGGTTGGCCAGTACGGTGTTTGTAGTAGCAGCACAACTGTCTAGAGAAGTGGCTAATGTCTAATCTAGAACATACCTCACGGCGATACCGCGCGTGTGGCAGCAATAGTGAGCGCAGTATAGACCCCAGGACAGTTTGCAAGCGTGCTTCCACGCACCATGGGGTTGGCCAGTACGGTGTTTGTAGTAGGGGCACATCTTGCTCGAGTAGTGACCGTAGTGCTCCTGGACCGCATACTAGTAAAGGCCTCTGTAGAAAAGATTTAAAAGTCAATAGATACTTTTACACTTTACTAACCTtttgttttgtccctttctgtcatgttgacttatgtatttgtgagaaagggacaaaacactttttaactaaTGAGTTGaataacttttttatgaataaggaggttagtgtatatatatatatgcaaCCTATTAGGTGCTAATGAACTATAAATTGCCagttgaattttaaattcatagcAGTAAAGTATGGCTGTTTTACAGGAAATTGAACCTTACTCTATTTGAAAATGGTTATAAGTACATTGAAGATTGATTTCAACATTCATTTAgtccatttttaatttaaaactatAAACTTATTTCGagtttaaatacctattaattACTCAGTTGAGTAGTTAAAGAGAAACCTTCAATTTTCGACAACTCATTATCACCAATCAGCTGTGCAAACAGTGACAGTGACGTATTTTATTAGCTATTATTAGAGATTATAGTCAATGCTGTAAGGctgatagtccactatcatatgtttgtcataaaaatatgatcataggtctgtatgcctctctttttcttcaacatgaaaaaaaaaaccggccaagtgcgagtcggactcgcccaccgagggttccgtacaaactttctttcaaactacctagtaaaaataatctcatattttcatataactctaatgacgactagaagacaaaagtataggcactaatgagtattattgtgtatagcgccatctcccggtcaatttgctaactaatttgcgcgacctggtttttcagggataattctttataatgttaaccgatttaaacagtttttactttattggacagaagatggtttacgtaacatctcgtattaatttgaagtacgatatacatccgcaattTACCCAccaaattgaaagtaaaaatctgaaaagttttttgtgaattaaaaaaaaagtattcaaaatacaaacacgattatatttttcctgtaatatttagcataaaaccaatgtttactaaaaatttcataatttttccacaacaaaaaaattataaaaaatagcttatttacgttcaatttgagctctttccaacgataccccacttgacctagtaacttgaaatttacagtttgcccccctttcattttggccattttctacaattaaaattaatatatttaaaaaaattacactttctatttgtagaggtttacaatgttcacaactattctaaatttcaagttgatagcattagtagttctcgagatatttaggaatgtgacagacggacagacagacggacagagttgcaccataagggttcctgttgtacctttttggtacggaaccctaaaaaggacagcatgttggctatgatcatatttctatgacaaacatatgatagtgtacTATTGGCCTAAGAATGaagtaataaaattacattttataagatcactagctttcgcccgcggcttcgctcgcgttaaattcgaaaattgcggaattatccatacaaacttccaatccccattttagggaagtagggggttaggaagagacaaagCCTATATCACTttccataccttcaactatctccacttaaaaaatcacgacaattcgtcgctttaTCACATCTTGGACACTTGTGAttgtgatcaaatatatgaaagaggagtgttcctagcacacagtctaagcttgtgtaTGTACTCAATGTATGTGTATAAATTACATTATGTGATATTTGTATTAATATACAATGTGGGCCTATTTAACCCGAAAGgttttaacagtgtattcctgaccCTATTTAGAGACTATAATGTTTTGCAAAAAACCTCTCActcaaaaaaatatgaaagaaaaaaaaaaactccaaaactttttttttataaataactatgtaaAAGTATGTAGTGTATACTATATGTACAAATACACAGGGTGACATTTAAATCGtgaattgaaatatgtttttcttTCTCTATCAACAATTGACAATTGATGGGTCTTGTTTAATACAGACGAgacaagtttttttcttttttttccattttttgttttttatttttgatttcgTCCCTACTATCCCGCTTGAAAATGGTTTTAGTTTCAAAATTCATTAAGTACTTACagcatattattttaattcatacatcatattttatttagagAAAATTAGGAAAAGGTTAAAAAACCTATTAAATATGAACAGATATTTTATGAGATACTTATTTTAGAAGTAAATGATTAAATTTTATATTAGCTATTATTAGAGATTATGCCAATGTAGgaatgtaggtaataaaataggtaatttcaaaaaccagttttctCAACTTATcaggtttcaccagtaaacccttgatgtatgtgtaattgtgtactAAATTACATGATTTAATActtatgtattgtatttatattcattAATTAGTCTCTAATCTGTAAAAAGAAAGCATAGCCTAATCCTGTAGATTATTCTAAAAAAGAACTTGCacaaaatatgttaaaaaaaatggttttgttACATACATCAAATTCACAttcaataaattatgtaaaaaatttataattattcCTTAATTAAAATACAACATTAAGATTCCTAATTCGGAGCTTTTTCAGTATTTCAGTATTATACTATGTATAcaagtacaaaataaaattgtctattgttactttacgtcgcgaggtttttttaatgttcgcgtgtggaatggctaataatacttacttaaatagacatattgaataaaataaaaccatcattcttacacagatcactgattaagtcccacggaaaagttcaataaggcttgaatgttggaacttgaacaaaaatatataaattatattgctGAAATAAGACTTGAATTGTAAATTGTATGTGAGTATATTGTTTTAATCCTAGGTAATATTCCCTATTTAAAacggcggcatttcgtgaacatcaaagcgtgggccttctgtacttgtacaatATAGTACTAATGTATGAAAATTGTAATCTAAAGAATGTTATGTTATAAACCATCAGTTTGGAATGTTCCTGAACTTTTTTATTGCTGATAAGTATTGTAATTGTATTATATTGATAACTGAATTAATACAGGAAAGCGTGGGCAGCAATGAAGCACTAACCACTGAAAATGTAACCGTATTTTACAAGAACTTCTAAATTTTCAGTTTAATAAGAAACTAATAAGAAAGTTCGTACACCTCAAGTGTTAGTGTCAATCGATACCCGAGGGACGCAATGCAAGGCGAGGGCTTAATACTATTAAGATAATGGATTTTACCTTGACTACTTCCACTAGATAATAGGTTATGTACAATACAGATAATGACAGCCCCACCAGCAACTCCTTCCGCGCTTCAAGCATATACATAAACATTCCCAACATCCCGCCGGTAAACAcaacttttaaaacaaaaagacAAAATAAAAAGGCACACAACGTTAGTTATTCATGCGAATAACTATTCTAAATACTGATAAGTTCGAGTGAATCACTCATATCACTGCACCCTGTTACAGTGATGCGAAACACTGCAGAACTGTCGAACTGTCACTGTCATGTGCGATGAAGCGTCAAATGAAATGTCAAAAACGAATACGTCATAGATGACGTTTGAGCCATATTTAAAACCACACTGGTAAGCAATGGTTGTATAATTTTCAGTTTTTTACCTAAAAGCTAATTAATTATAGTCTCCAAGACAATGTCTTgtacaaataatttttaagctgttgtatttgtaatatttatttaaaaccatATTTGGTTAAATAAATGTGTAAACTTGGCATTATTCATACCACATTCATACCACGAGTGGCACGAGTGtacgtcacatatttttgtgaCAAGCAGATAAATCCCGGAATTCTCTAGTCTGTGCTTCACGTAGGCGAGTTGTGGGTGGAGAGCAAAGTTCTTTTTTTAGACTTTTTATTTGTTATGATTTATCGTTTAGTTTAGTAAGTCGAAATCCCATTGTATCCAGAATAATCAATTAATTATAGTTAAGTGAACGATGAACATCTGTTTTTGAATCTTTGAATATAACCATAAGGAGTGGTTAAGCACGCAAACGCAATCTTCGAAATCAGTATTCGTGTTCAGTGACTGAAGATGAAGGGTGCTAAGTTGCTGACTTCTGCTGGCCGTTGTGTTACGGCTTCACCAGCATATGCTCGTCCTACCCCACGTTACAAGTGAGTAAAACCTCGATCCCTACGGAACCCAACCTTGGACTTTGGACCACGACCTTATTATAGGGCTATTCAATGCCATTATCACTGCTGGTATCCGTATACAGCCACAAATAGATGCCGTAACTCTGGAATTTGTCTCGATTGCCCTTTACAGTCACCAGC includes the following:
- the LOC125225534 gene encoding protein ABHD1; the encoded protein is MLGMFMYMLEARKELLVGLSLSVLYITYYLVEVVKRPLLVCGPGALRSLLEQDVPLLQTPYWPTPWCVEARLQTVLGSILRSLLLPHARYRREVLRLADGGQVALDWLENSAGPGAPILLVLPGLTGGSQADYVRALCAAARQLGAQAVVFHYRGLGGIELTTPRLYCAVSHEDLAEVVNAVSERAGDAPVLAVGVSLGGLILGQYLAAAGDQARVHAALVVSSPLDVERGSECMERGLNALLSRHMARNLRRTVCSHSLVTAGSDEHARVENATSVRAFDAAFTTRHFGFGSVEAYYRAATLRDKLGAVRVPLLCLCAADDPFQPLEVLPLAEVAASKAVALAVPARGGHIGFLEGWWPAGQDQYMARAAFQYFSALLRNPALLHTPPKTKIEDEEQIDKAC